The proteins below are encoded in one region of Apium graveolens cultivar Ventura chromosome 4, ASM990537v1, whole genome shotgun sequence:
- the LOC141718531 gene encoding L-Ala-D/L-amino acid epimerase-like, protein MATTLTSTNVGFKNLVETFMVNVKRAGSKALNVPLVSPISGATLRIEKVGNVVIRIELVDGSVGWGEAPILQPITVEDQPLAMAKVADICEFLRNTPAMTLGLLLGEIGRILPGHAYASVRGGVEMALIDAVSYSIGMPLWKVFGGVSNTVTTDMTIPFVSSLEAAQLASQLSKKGFKTLKLKVGKNLNGDIEVLQAIRVAHPDCLFILDANEGYTSAEAIQVLEMLHVMKLSPVLFEQPVHKDDWEGLGHVTRIAKEKYGVSVAADESCRSLADVKKIVEGNLADVINIKLAKLGVLGALQIIDLARASGLHLMIGGMVETRIAMGFAGHLAAGLGCFKFIDLDAPHHLSEDPVVEGCEVSGPTYTFTNARGSGAFLHWDNIE, encoded by the exons ATGGCGACCACTTTGACGAGCACAAATGTTGGGTTCAAGAATTTGGTAGAGACATTCATGGTTAACGTGAAAAGGGCGGGGAGCAAAGCATTGAATGTTCCATTGGTTTCCCCTATTAGTGGTGCAACATTAAGGATCGAAAAAGTTGGTAACGTGGTAATCAGGATTGAGCTGGTTGATGGAAGTGTCGGGTGGGGTGAGGCTCCTATTCTCCAACCCATAACTGTCGAAGATCAGCCACTTGCTATGGCAAAGGTTGCGGATATATGCGAGTTTCTGAGGAATACTCCTGCTATGACTTTGGGTTTATTGTTGGGAGAGATTGGTAGGATCTTACCCGGGCATGCCTATGCTTCT GTTAGAGGAGGAGTGGAGATGGCGCTGATTGATGCCGTTTCTTACAGCATTGGCATGCCTTTGTGGAAAGTGTTCGGTGGAGTTTCAAATACAGTAACCACAGATATGACA ATTCCATTTGTTTCTTCTTTGGAAGCTGCTCAATTGGCTTCTCAGCTTAGCAAAAAAGGATTCAAAACCTTGAAGCTTAAGGTGGGTAAGAATTTGAATGGAGACATTGAAGTGCTTCAAGCAATTCGCGTGGCCCACCCGGATTGCTTGTTTATCTTAGATGCTAATGAAGGTTACACCTCTGCTGAAGCTATTCAGGTTCTTGAGATGTTACATG TGATGAAGTTGAGTCCAGTTCTGTTTGAGCAGCCAGTTCACAAAGATGACTGGGAAGGTCTTGGTCATGTAACTCGGATTGCTAAAGAAAAATATGGGGTATCTGTTGCCGCTGATGAAAGTTGTCGCTCTTTAGCTGATGTAAAAAAGATAGTTGAAGGTAATCTAGCAGATGTCATTAACATCAAGCTCGCCAAACTAGGGGTACTAGGTGCCCTTCAAATCATTGATTTAGCACGTGCATCAGGCTTGCATCTGATGATTGGTGGTATGGTTGAGACTAGAATTGCCATGGGCTTCGCTGGTCACCTTGCTGCAGGGCTTGGATGTTTTAA ATTTATTGACCTAGATGCACCACATCATCTATCAGAAGATCCAGTTGTTGAGGGTTGTGAAG TTTCTGGTCCTACGTATACGTTTACAAATGCAAGAGGCAGTGGCGCTTTTCTCCATTGGGACAACATTGAGTA A